In a single window of the Natronomonas salsuginis genome:
- a CDS encoding polymer-forming cytoskeletal protein: MIVGLLCLSITPGVVGAQEQLTGGSVVIGPEETHKGDLEATAGDVRIEGTVDGDLTATGGTVTITGDVTGDVTATAGSVIIEGTVAGDLTATGGDVRVRESAAVDGMVRTTGGAVTVDGTVEDDTRLDGDTVRVGPTAAIGGDLTYSADEATISGDAEITGTVTETDRDELGMGPFSGASLPDVPDAVVTPLFGLYLFCANFALGAVLLVAAPRFSARVSEQGTDRPLLSGGVGLLTLLAMPFALGALFLSIIGIPLAFFATYGFVFVLWIGLVYGAFALGTWGLSAFDRGHRWSGLALGLAIVSLANALPYVGFLLVLITLFGLGAFGRALYDWRLDRGDDDAQRPPPYPALEAADE; this comes from the coding sequence GTGATCGTCGGACTGCTGTGCCTGTCGATAACTCCGGGCGTCGTCGGCGCACAGGAGCAACTGACGGGTGGCTCGGTCGTGATCGGCCCCGAGGAGACGCACAAGGGCGATCTCGAAGCCACGGCCGGTGACGTTCGCATCGAGGGGACGGTCGATGGCGATTTGACGGCGACCGGCGGGACGGTGACCATTACGGGCGACGTGACCGGTGACGTGACGGCGACCGCGGGGTCGGTGATTATCGAAGGCACCGTCGCGGGCGACCTGACGGCCACCGGCGGTGACGTCCGCGTTCGAGAGTCCGCAGCGGTCGACGGGATGGTTCGGACGACCGGCGGGGCAGTCACGGTCGACGGGACGGTCGAGGACGACACGCGGCTCGATGGTGACACCGTTCGGGTCGGCCCGACGGCGGCGATCGGCGGCGATCTCACGTACAGCGCGGACGAGGCGACGATCTCGGGAGACGCCGAAATCACGGGCACCGTGACCGAGACCGATCGCGACGAACTCGGGATGGGCCCGTTCTCGGGCGCGTCGCTGCCCGACGTTCCCGATGCGGTCGTGACGCCGCTTTTCGGGCTGTACCTCTTCTGTGCGAACTTCGCGCTCGGAGCCGTCCTCCTCGTGGCCGCGCCCAGATTCAGCGCTCGCGTCTCCGAGCAGGGTACCGACCGACCACTCCTCAGCGGCGGTGTCGGACTGCTGACGCTGCTCGCGATGCCGTTCGCTCTCGGCGCGCTGTTTCTCTCCATCATCGGGATCCCGCTGGCGTTCTTCGCCACCTACGGCTTCGTTTTCGTTCTGTGGATCGGCCTCGTCTACGGGGCGTTCGCACTCGGGACGTGGGGGCTATCCGCGTTCGACCGCGGCCATCGATGGAGCGGGCTCGCGCTCGGGTTGGCGATTGTGAGCCTCGCCAACGCGCTTCCCTACGTGGGATTCTTATTGGTCTTGATCACGTTATTCGGGCTCGGGGCGTTTGGCCGAGCGCTGTACGACTGGCGGCTCGATCGTGGCGACGACGACGCGCAGAGACCGCCCCCGTATCCGGCCCTCGAGGCGGCCGACGAGTAG
- a CDS encoding DUF7405 family protein: MAAPNRNRRSRREYLRDLVAVGGTVALTACLQETDPTVPTGDPAERPHRQHAWNDVLRTDEHGNRRPPKHHVLVPLRLVVTPTEEPRTQVETALQSLESAYAFDPEGLLFTVGYAPAYFERIGAEPPIPSPEPLTPMESPTLDAFDALVHLASDAPSVVLEAEEALLGSVDEPNGVSMDATFEGVFERAEPRRTGFVGPGLPAAHTDVDGVPDSVPEDAPFFMGFRSGLAESQASEDRVTIEEGPYAGGTTTHVESLSLQLETWFEQEGRAQRVARTFSPEHDPESIGDIGEGLGASTGVVGDIAEKTAEHARTRGVVGHAQKAARARDEDGAPLLLRRDFNTVDGDRPGAHFLAHQRRIEEYIRVRQAMAGLDLAGEGVGQRHNNGLLQYIFVRRRGNYLIPPRDRRALPNTHR, encoded by the coding sequence ATGGCGGCCCCCAACCGAAACCGGCGTTCCAGACGGGAGTACCTCCGGGACCTCGTCGCGGTCGGCGGAACGGTCGCGCTGACGGCGTGTCTCCAGGAGACAGATCCGACCGTTCCGACCGGCGACCCGGCCGAACGGCCGCACCGCCAGCACGCTTGGAACGACGTGCTCCGGACCGACGAGCACGGGAATCGTCGCCCGCCGAAGCACCACGTCTTGGTGCCGCTTCGCCTCGTCGTTACGCCGACCGAGGAGCCCCGGACGCAGGTCGAGACGGCGCTTCAGTCGCTCGAATCCGCGTACGCTTTCGATCCGGAGGGCTTGCTTTTCACGGTCGGATACGCCCCGGCGTACTTCGAGCGAATCGGCGCTGAGCCGCCGATCCCGTCACCCGAACCGCTGACGCCGATGGAGTCGCCGACGCTCGACGCGTTCGACGCGCTCGTCCACCTTGCGAGCGACGCCCCATCGGTCGTCCTCGAGGCCGAGGAAGCCCTCCTCGGATCGGTCGACGAACCCAACGGCGTGTCGATGGACGCCACCTTCGAGGGCGTCTTCGAACGCGCCGAGCCGCGCCGAACCGGCTTCGTCGGCCCCGGACTGCCCGCGGCGCACACCGACGTCGACGGCGTCCCCGACTCAGTTCCGGAGGACGCGCCTTTCTTCATGGGATTTCGTTCCGGTCTCGCGGAGAGCCAGGCGTCCGAGGACCGCGTCACCATCGAAGAGGGCCCGTACGCCGGCGGGACGACAACGCACGTCGAGTCGCTGTCACTCCAGTTGGAGACGTGGTTCGAACAGGAGGGCCGCGCCCAGCGCGTCGCCCGGACGTTCAGCCCCGAGCACGACCCCGAATCGATCGGCGACATCGGTGAGGGACTCGGCGCGTCCACGGGCGTCGTCGGCGATATTGCCGAGAAGACGGCCGAACACGCTCGAACCCGCGGCGTGGTCGGTCACGCCCAGAAGGCGGCTCGCGCCCGCGACGAGGACGGGGCCCCGCTCCTGTTGCGACGGGACTTCAACACCGTCGACGGCGATCGCCCCGGAGCCCACTTTCTCGCTCACCAGCGACGCATCGAGGAGTACATCAGGGTTCGCCAGGCGATGGCCGGATTGGATCTCGCGGGCGAAGGCGTCGGGCAGCGCCACAACAACGGCCTCCTGCAGTATATTTTCGTTCGACGCCGTGGAAACTACCTGATCCCGCCGCGCGATCGGCGCGCGCTCCCCAACACACACAGATGA
- a CDS encoding HVO_0476 family zinc finger protein: MSHQRVAVRCPSCSPAEETVHEVLNRGGGVTVRCSECGQVHKTALEAEATVDRRVIVSQGDESISARVDIPPAERLVVGDEFLVETDEAILTARITSLEKSDGSRGDGADAADVETIWARAVGNVTVNLTLHPKEGTHDESRSVRIQVPGDEEFVIGRTHEYGGEEFSVERILVREDATDYERTDFDFAGDSVLAKDIKRIYARDEDARTRAWSGW, translated from the coding sequence ATGAGTCATCAGCGCGTCGCGGTCCGATGTCCGTCCTGCTCTCCCGCCGAGGAGACCGTCCACGAGGTACTGAACCGCGGGGGCGGCGTCACCGTCAGGTGCAGCGAGTGCGGGCAGGTCCACAAGACGGCGCTCGAGGCGGAGGCGACCGTCGACCGCCGCGTCATCGTCTCGCAGGGCGACGAGTCGATCAGCGCTCGGGTCGACATCCCACCGGCGGAACGACTCGTCGTCGGCGACGAGTTCCTCGTCGAGACCGACGAGGCCATCCTGACTGCACGGATCACCTCGCTCGAGAAATCCGACGGCTCCCGGGGCGACGGGGCCGACGCGGCGGACGTCGAGACGATCTGGGCCCGCGCCGTCGGCAACGTCACGGTCAACCTGACGCTGCACCCCAAAGAAGGGACGCACGACGAGTCCAGAAGCGTCCGCATCCAAGTACCCGGCGACGAGGAGTTCGTCATCGGCCGCACCCACGAGTACGGCGGCGAGGAGTTCAGCGTCGAGCGCATCCTCGTCCGCGAGGACGCGACCGACTACGAGCGCACGGACTTCGACTTCGCCGGCGATTCCGTGCTCGCAAAGGACATCAAACGGATCTACGCGCGAGATGAGGACGCCCGAACCCGCGCGTGGTCGGGCTGGTGA
- a CDS encoding protein-L-isoaspartate O-methyltransferase family protein, whose translation MDPVVLRDDMVDSLEHEAKAVVGSERVSVAMRTVPREPFVDEDAAAYADRSFERLGTRVLSPSAAGRLFEALDVRPDDSVLVVGVGVGYTAAVLAELTDEANVHAVDIARRLVYEARSNLDSAGYGGVLVDCRDGARGLPEYAPYDRILLEAAAIEPPRALLDQLAPGGRLVMPLGGAAQELVAIEGGERIEYGTVAYHPMLVDGEQVDTIERNRTYREDREHARRAAERRKGWEQTWIDWDRV comes from the coding sequence ATGGATCCCGTGGTGCTCCGAGACGACATGGTCGACAGCCTCGAACACGAGGCCAAGGCCGTCGTCGGCTCGGAGCGGGTCAGCGTCGCCATGCGAACGGTGCCGAGGGAGCCGTTCGTCGACGAGGACGCCGCGGCCTACGCGGATCGCTCCTTCGAGCGGCTCGGAACGCGCGTCCTCTCGCCGAGTGCGGCCGGTCGTCTCTTCGAGGCGCTGGACGTTCGCCCCGACGACTCGGTGCTCGTCGTGGGCGTCGGCGTCGGCTACACCGCCGCGGTGCTCGCCGAACTCACCGATGAGGCCAACGTCCACGCCGTCGACATCGCCCGCCGACTCGTCTACGAGGCCCGATCGAACCTCGATTCAGCCGGCTACGGCGGCGTCCTCGTCGACTGCCGCGACGGCGCTCGAGGGCTGCCCGAGTACGCTCCCTACGACCGGATCCTTCTGGAGGCCGCCGCCATCGAGCCGCCGCGAGCCCTGCTCGACCAGTTGGCCCCCGGCGGCCGGCTCGTGATGCCGCTCGGCGGTGCGGCCCAAGAACTCGTCGCCATCGAGGGCGGCGAGCGGATCGAGTACGGCACCGTCGCCTACCACCCGATGCTCGTCGACGGCGAGCAGGTCGATACGATCGAGCGAAACCGGACCTATCGCGAGGATCGCGAACACGCCCGCCGAGCCGCCGAGCGACGGAAGGGGTGGGAGCAGACGTGGATCGACTGGGATCGGGTTTAA
- a CDS encoding PRC-barrel domain-containing protein has protein sequence MPEVLASALPEKPVLSSDGREIGVVHGLTMDVRTGSLDALIVKTDRTDIDALETTDDGHLRVPAKMIRGMNDQVIVTLSD, from the coding sequence ATGCCCGAGGTCCTCGCAAGCGCCCTCCCCGAGAAGCCCGTGCTGAGTTCCGATGGCCGAGAGATCGGCGTCGTTCACGGTCTCACGATGGACGTGCGGACCGGTTCGCTCGACGCGCTCATCGTCAAAACGGATCGCACCGATATCGACGCGCTGGAGACCACCGACGACGGCCATCTCCGCGTTCCCGCGAAGATGATTCGCGGGATGAACGATCAGGTGATCGTCACGCTCTCGGACTAG
- a CDS encoding protein-L-isoaspartate(D-aspartate) O-methyltransferase, protein MFRRDSGVDFEAARQRMVDSLVASGRIERQATADALRAVPRHEFVPESRRAAAYRDRPLPIGAGQTISAPHMVAIMCDILAPDPGDEILEIGTGCGYHAAVTAELVGAEHVYTVEYVDSLAADAERRLDRLGYGDVAVRVGDGWEGWPEHAPYDGAYLTCAAPEPPDAVLDQLRVGGRLVAPIGTGRQTLIEAVRTAEGVDRRTHGPVQFVSMQGGE, encoded by the coding sequence GTGTTCCGGCGTGACTCAGGCGTCGACTTCGAGGCGGCCCGCCAACGGATGGTCGATTCGCTCGTCGCGTCCGGGCGCATTGAGCGGCAGGCGACGGCGGACGCCCTCCGGGCGGTTCCGCGACACGAGTTCGTCCCCGAGTCGCGTCGCGCCGCGGCCTACCGCGACCGACCGCTGCCGATCGGCGCGGGACAGACGATCTCCGCGCCGCACATGGTCGCGATTATGTGCGACATCCTCGCACCCGATCCCGGCGACGAGATCCTCGAGATCGGCACCGGCTGCGGCTATCACGCCGCGGTGACCGCCGAACTCGTCGGCGCAGAGCACGTCTACACCGTCGAGTACGTCGACTCGCTCGCGGCCGACGCCGAGCGCCGTCTCGACAGGCTCGGCTACGGCGACGTCGCCGTCCGCGTCGGCGACGGTTGGGAGGGGTGGCCCGAACACGCCCCCTACGACGGCGCGTATCTCACCTGCGCCGCGCCGGAGCCCCCTGACGCCGTGCTCGACCAGCTCCGCGTCGGCGGGCGGCTCGTCGCGCCGATCGGGACGGGTCGACAGACGCTCATCGAGGCCGTCCGAACTGCCGAAGGCGTCGACAGACGGACCCACGGCCCCGTTCAGTTCGTCTCGATGCAAGGCGGCGAGTAG
- a CDS encoding DUF7382 domain-containing protein, translating to MRRIQRFRSDTRGIEGLPVRLVIALVVGVASLSVMMNMISGISGLAVIELDVHPEPEVVGPGEQTIEVSVVDPDGQTVSDATVIARGGSARLDGVETATTDQNGVAELRLTPELRPNQGDGTIEFEVKPPAGSEYADERGNTALLVVSG from the coding sequence ATGCGACGGATACAGCGGTTTAGATCGGATACGCGTGGTATCGAAGGGCTGCCGGTGAGACTCGTCATCGCGTTGGTCGTCGGCGTCGCGAGTCTCTCGGTGATGATGAACATGATCTCGGGGATCTCGGGGTTGGCGGTCATCGAGTTGGACGTTCACCCAGAACCGGAGGTCGTCGGGCCGGGCGAGCAGACGATCGAGGTTTCGGTCGTCGATCCCGACGGCCAGACCGTCTCGGACGCGACGGTCATCGCCCGCGGGGGCTCGGCACGACTCGACGGCGTCGAGACGGCGACGACCGACCAAAACGGCGTCGCGGAGCTGCGGCTAACACCCGAGCTTCGCCCGAATCAGGGCGACGGGACGATCGAGTTCGAGGTCAAGCCGCCGGCCGGAAGCGAGTACGCTGACGAACGGGGGAACACGGCGTTGCTCGTGGTGAGCGGGTGA
- a CDS encoding iron transporter, whose amino-acid sequence MTKHTRPPTHRTTNSYSRRALLAASASIAAGTAGCLGGVGGNSPDAAQPEPIETDDDLPERPQVTNPPDAVYLPSHRESMVMLSPIEVGEYAISPHVSFPHHFWLVTGTETEEVAPSEYGVHLMLAVRDAETGQLLPVDTGAEVIVRRDGERIDQRIPWPMIAQPMGFHFGDNVALPGPGTYTVEVTLNPIGARKTGGFEGRFEERVSTTFEFTYDDEVRQELIEGVTFVEEDRWGTPGALEPMGHDGGHGGGHDGGHGGGHDGGGNGHNHGGSPSGMLPPASAYPGRDLGSPSISDAAFVARYLERSRLSSDGGGYLLVSPRTPYNRYPLPDMALSVAGSLDGELVQTIDDELGHHYGLAAELSPGDALELVVETPPQLARHRGYETAFLESGSMRLEVSE is encoded by the coding sequence ATGACGAAACACACACGCCCACCCACACACCGGACGACGAACAGCTACTCACGCCGTGCGCTGCTCGCGGCGAGCGCGTCGATCGCGGCCGGAACGGCTGGCTGTCTCGGCGGCGTCGGCGGGAACAGCCCCGACGCGGCGCAGCCAGAACCGATCGAAACCGACGACGACCTGCCCGAGCGGCCGCAGGTGACGAACCCGCCGGATGCGGTGTACCTCCCCTCTCACCGGGAGTCGATGGTTATGCTGTCGCCTATCGAGGTGGGCGAGTACGCGATCTCACCGCACGTCTCGTTCCCCCACCACTTTTGGCTTGTCACGGGAACCGAAACCGAGGAGGTCGCCCCGAGCGAGTACGGCGTTCACCTCATGCTCGCTGTTCGGGACGCGGAGACCGGACAGCTACTTCCGGTCGACACCGGGGCCGAAGTCATCGTTCGGCGCGACGGCGAACGAATCGACCAGCGGATCCCGTGGCCGATGATCGCCCAGCCGATGGGGTTTCACTTCGGGGACAACGTCGCCCTCCCTGGCCCCGGTACCTACACCGTCGAGGTGACGTTGAACCCGATCGGAGCCCGCAAGACGGGCGGCTTCGAGGGGCGCTTCGAAGAGCGCGTCTCGACGACCTTCGAGTTCACCTACGACGACGAGGTCCGTCAGGAACTGATCGAGGGCGTGACGTTCGTCGAAGAGGACCGCTGGGGCACGCCCGGCGCGCTCGAACCGATGGGACACGACGGCGGCCACGGTGGGGGACACGACGGCGGCCACGGTGGGGGACACGACGGCGGAGGCAACGGCCACAACCACGGTGGATCGCCGTCGGGAATGTTGCCGCCGGCCTCGGCGTACCCCGGTCGGGATCTCGGATCGCCGTCGATCAGCGACGCCGCCTTCGTCGCTCGCTATCTCGAACGTTCGCGGCTGAGCTCCGACGGCGGCGGTTACCTCCTCGTGTCGCCGCGTACGCCCTACAACCGGTATCCGCTGCCCGACATGGCGCTGTCGGTCGCCGGCTCACTCGATGGCGAGTTGGTCCAGACGATCGACGACGAACTCGGCCACCACTACGGTCTCGCGGCCGAGTTGTCCCCCGGCGACGCGCTCGAGTTGGTGGTTGAGACGCCACCGCAACTCGCCCGCCACCGCGGCTACGAAACCGCGTTTCTTGAGTCCGGATCGATGCGTCTGGAGGTGTCCGAGTGA
- the ileS gene encoding isoleucine--tRNA ligase codes for MSRFAEVDDQYDPHAVEEQVFEYWDDVDAYEKTKRHRADGENFFFVDGPPYTSGAAHMGTTWNKTLKDAYIRYKRMCGYDVTDRPGYDMHGLPIETKVEEKLGFENKKDIEAFGEENFIDECKQFADEQLEGLQNDFKSFGVWMDWDDPYKTVDPEYMEAAWWGLSKAHDRGLVEQGKRSISQCPRCETAIANNEVEYEHVDDPSIYVKFALEDRDGFLVIWTTTPWTIPANTFVAVDPEATYLAVGAEKGGETEVLYLEESCVEDVLDRGGYNAYEIREELSGEDLVGWRYEHPLREEVPDAPAFEGALEVYGAEYVEADRTGLVHSAPGHGEVDFERGEELGLDVFCPVGPDGVFEAAAGEYAGQFVKDADDEIIADLDANGLLLASEEYHHDYGHCWRCDTPIIQMVTDQWFITVTDIKDELLANVDDSEWYPQEARDVRFKDFIQDSPDWNVSRQRYWGIPIPIWTPTDWSGDVADAIVVSTRDELAERVDQEIDPETVDIHKDTVDELTITEEGVTHTRVPDVFDVWLDSSVATWGTIGYPKNEAAFEELWPADLIMEAHDQTRGWFWSQLGMGSAALGEVPYKRVLMHGWALAEDGRKMSKSIGNIVAPQEAIDRHGADPMRLFLLSQNPQADDMRFSWDEMGNRERDLNILWNVFRFPLPYMRLDEFDPESASIDGVELETVDEWILSRLQSVTAEMTDHWEAYRQDKALDELLGFVVEDVSRFYIQVVRERMWDESDSASKRAAYATLYHALVETTKLLAPYAPFVAEEIYDTLTGESGHPTVHMCEWPTVDERFHDPELETDVEIVDAVEEAGSNARQQAERKLRWPVTRVVVAADDARTAEAVDRHRDLLCDRLNAREIELIDPDADWEELSYSARADMSILGPTFGGEASEVMNAINAVSVTDPTLESLSAAVADELGHEVELTDEMISFNTETPKRVEGTAFSVDGDDLGVVYVDTTLTEDIESEGYAREVVRRIQEMRKELDLDIEAEIRVELDVRDDRVAALVDEHRDLIAGEVRAAEFGSVEDGHERVWDVESVDMFISIEPVENR; via the coding sequence ATGAGCAGGTTCGCCGAGGTCGACGACCAGTACGACCCCCACGCGGTCGAGGAACAGGTTTTCGAGTACTGGGACGACGTCGACGCCTACGAGAAAACGAAACGCCACCGCGCCGACGGCGAGAACTTCTTCTTCGTTGACGGGCCGCCGTACACCTCCGGGGCCGCCCACATGGGGACGACGTGGAACAAGACGCTGAAGGACGCCTACATCCGCTACAAGCGGATGTGCGGCTACGACGTGACCGATCGCCCCGGCTACGACATGCACGGGCTGCCGATCGAGACGAAAGTCGAGGAGAAGCTCGGTTTCGAGAACAAAAAGGACATCGAGGCCTTCGGCGAGGAGAACTTCATCGACGAGTGCAAGCAGTTCGCCGACGAGCAGCTCGAAGGCTTACAGAACGACTTCAAATCCTTCGGCGTCTGGATGGACTGGGACGACCCGTACAAGACGGTCGACCCCGAGTACATGGAGGCCGCGTGGTGGGGGTTATCGAAGGCACACGACCGCGGCCTGGTCGAGCAGGGCAAACGCTCGATCAGCCAGTGTCCGCGGTGTGAGACGGCGATCGCGAACAACGAGGTCGAGTACGAACACGTCGACGACCCCTCGATCTACGTGAAGTTCGCGCTGGAAGACCGCGACGGCTTTCTCGTCATCTGGACGACGACACCGTGGACGATCCCGGCGAACACTTTCGTCGCAGTCGACCCCGAGGCGACGTACCTGGCGGTCGGGGCCGAGAAGGGCGGCGAAACGGAGGTGCTGTACCTCGAGGAGTCCTGCGTCGAGGACGTGCTCGACCGCGGCGGCTACAACGCATACGAGATCCGCGAGGAGCTGTCCGGCGAGGACCTCGTCGGCTGGCGCTACGAGCACCCCCTGCGCGAGGAGGTTCCGGATGCGCCCGCCTTCGAGGGAGCGCTCGAGGTCTACGGCGCGGAGTACGTCGAGGCCGATCGGACCGGGCTGGTCCACTCCGCGCCGGGCCACGGTGAGGTCGACTTCGAGCGCGGGGAGGAACTCGGGCTGGACGTCTTCTGTCCGGTCGGTCCCGACGGCGTCTTCGAGGCCGCCGCGGGCGAGTACGCCGGGCAGTTCGTCAAGGACGCCGACGACGAGATCATCGCCGACCTCGACGCAAACGGGCTGCTGTTGGCCAGCGAGGAATACCACCACGACTACGGCCACTGCTGGCGCTGCGATACACCGATCATCCAGATGGTCACGGACCAGTGGTTCATTACCGTCACGGATATCAAAGACGAACTGCTCGCGAACGTCGACGACAGCGAGTGGTATCCGCAGGAGGCCCGCGACGTTCGGTTCAAGGATTTCATCCAGGACTCCCCGGACTGGAACGTCTCCAGACAGCGCTACTGGGGGATCCCGATCCCGATCTGGACGCCTACTGACTGGAGCGGCGACGTCGCCGACGCCATCGTCGTCAGCACGCGCGACGAACTCGCCGAACGCGTCGATCAGGAGATCGACCCCGAGACGGTCGACATCCACAAAGACACCGTCGACGAGCTCACGATCACCGAAGAGGGCGTCACCCACACTCGCGTGCCCGACGTCTTCGATGTGTGGCTCGACTCCTCGGTTGCCACGTGGGGGACCATCGGTTATCCGAAGAACGAGGCGGCCTTCGAGGAGCTGTGGCCGGCCGATTTGATCATGGAGGCCCACGATCAGACCCGCGGATGGTTCTGGTCGCAACTCGGGATGGGCAGCGCCGCGCTTGGCGAGGTGCCGTACAAGCGCGTGCTCATGCACGGGTGGGCGCTAGCCGAAGACGGTCGCAAGATGTCGAAATCGATTGGCAACATCGTCGCGCCCCAGGAGGCGATCGACCGCCACGGTGCGGACCCGATGCGGCTGTTCCTGCTCAGTCAGAACCCACAGGCCGACGACATGCGCTTCTCGTGGGACGAGATGGGCAACCGCGAGCGCGATCTGAACATCCTCTGGAACGTCTTCCGGTTCCCGCTGCCGTACATGCGGCTCGACGAGTTCGACCCCGAGTCGGCGTCGATCGACGGCGTGGAACTCGAGACCGTCGACGAGTGGATCCTCTCGCGGCTGCAGTCGGTCACCGCCGAGATGACCGACCACTGGGAGGCGTACCGACAGGATAAGGCGCTCGACGAACTGCTCGGTTTCGTCGTCGAGGACGTCTCTCGCTTTTACATCCAAGTCGTTCGCGAGCGGATGTGGGACGAGTCCGACTCCGCGAGCAAGCGCGCCGCCTACGCGACGCTGTATCACGCGCTCGTCGAGACGACGAAGCTGCTCGCCCCCTACGCGCCGTTCGTCGCAGAGGAGATCTACGACACCCTGACCGGCGAGTCGGGCCATCCGACGGTCCACATGTGCGAGTGGCCGACAGTCGACGAGCGATTCCACGACCCCGAACTCGAGACGGACGTCGAGATCGTCGACGCGGTCGAGGAGGCCGGCTCGAACGCCCGCCAGCAGGCCGAGCGGAAGCTCCGATGGCCCGTCACGCGGGTCGTCGTCGCAGCGGACGACGCCCGGACGGCTGAGGCGGTCGATCGCCACCGCGACCTCCTCTGTGACCGCCTCAACGCCCGCGAGATCGAGCTGATCGACCCCGACGCCGACTGGGAGGAGCTCTCCTACAGCGCCCGCGCGGACATGTCGATCCTCGGGCCGACCTTCGGCGGCGAGGCCAGCGAGGTCATGAACGCGATCAACGCAGTCTCCGTCACCGATCCGACGCTCGAATCGCTGTCCGCGGCGGTCGCCGACGAACTCGGCCACGAGGTCGAACTGACCGACGAGATGATCTCGTTCAACACCGAGACGCCCAAGCGCGTCGAGGGGACCGCCTTCAGCGTCGACGGTGACGATCTCGGCGTCGTCTACGTCGACACGACGCTCACCGAGGACATCGAGAGCGAGGGGTACGCCCGCGAGGTCGTCCGGCGGATACAGGAGATGCGCAAGGAGCTCGACCTCGACATCGAGGCCGAGATCCGCGTCGAGTTAGACGTTCGCGACGACCGCGTCGCCGCCCTCGTCGACGAGCACCGTGACCTCATCGCCGGCGAGGTCAGAGCCGCCGAGTTCGGCTCCGTCGAGGACGGTCACGAGCGCGTGTGGGACGTCGAGTCGGTCGACATGTTCATCTCCATCGAACCCGTCGAAAATCGGTAA
- a CDS encoding formate/nitrite transporter family protein, translated as MPTRAVLDSLIESGLHEIKRERSGLLLSGLSAGLDIGFGPLLMAVILTLSPGGFGDLTTELLLASAYSVGFVFVILGRSELFTEHTTLAVIPVLDGQASLPQLARLWGLVYVGNIVGGALFTLLAVILMPGLGVVSPAAFETIALKLVTHELHWLFVAGLFAGWLMGLLAWLITAAQGTFGRVALIWIVTATIGLLHLPHSIAGNVEVLFGLFMSAVITPLDYFTFLVLATAGNACGGAIFVAVLKYGHVVRGAK; from the coding sequence ATGCCGACCCGAGCCGTTCTCGATTCGCTGATCGAGAGCGGGCTTCACGAGATCAAACGCGAGCGATCCGGGCTGTTGCTCTCGGGGCTCTCGGCCGGGCTCGACATCGGATTCGGACCGTTGCTGATGGCGGTCATACTCACGCTCTCGCCGGGGGGCTTCGGCGACCTCACGACCGAGCTGCTGCTGGCGAGCGCGTACTCCGTCGGATTTGTGTTCGTGATTTTGGGTCGCTCGGAACTGTTCACCGAACACACCACGCTGGCCGTGATACCGGTTCTCGACGGGCAGGCGTCGCTCCCGCAACTGGCCCGTCTCTGGGGTCTGGTGTACGTCGGAAACATCGTGGGAGGAGCGCTTTTCACCTTGCTGGCGGTGATTTTGATGCCCGGACTCGGCGTCGTCTCGCCGGCGGCGTTCGAGACGATCGCGCTCAAGCTCGTCACGCACGAGCTGCACTGGCTGTTCGTGGCGGGACTGTTTGCCGGTTGGTTGATGGGCTTGTTGGCGTGGTTGATCACGGCTGCCCAGGGGACGTTCGGACGGGTGGCTCTCATCTGGATCGTGACCGCGACGATCGGCCTCCTTCATCTCCCGCATTCGATCGCGGGCAACGTCGAGGTGCTGTTCGGACTGTTCATGTCCGCCGTGATCACGCCCCTCGATTACTTCACGTTTCTCGTCTTGGCGACGGCCGGAAACGCGTGTGGCGGCGCGATCTTCGTCGCCGTCCTCAAATACGGACACGTCGTCCGGGGGGCGAAGTGA